The following are from one region of the Etheostoma spectabile isolate EspeVRDwgs_2016 chromosome 15, UIUC_Espe_1.0, whole genome shotgun sequence genome:
- the LOC116702787 gene encoding sphingosine kinase 1, with protein MEKDASEPDPSCQRNGVVGVQYGEFTDMLNDRIRYSVSLTESTLTIQSISSSPGRTKVVFNLTDCVGCRAYRGPDSADVGAYFTAYFYPFKRRWMSAGVARQRVEQCFRVALVQDPLANLREAERWARAIRDASVLQAPRRDGVVYAEVRRPCRVMILVNPHSGRAQALQLFTGHVQGMLTEAAVPYTLVITEHQNHARELVRKADLSQWDALAIMSGDGLLFEVINGLMEREDWQEAIQTPLGILPGGSGNALAASVHHYSQSPPAWNEELLLSCGFMLCKGLVGSMDLVSIHLASRQRLFSFLSLAWGFVADVDIESEKYRHVGAIRFLMGALVRLASLRVYQGRLAYLPVMEAPKPPKGSITANHPPSTPQHPSLCSSLPCRLIPNISPNQNSRHNHNSTNSNHNTITNSSNNAITTNRPETQSNVKTRALEDSWLPGLDQPVPESWTVVKEEGFVLVLAIYQSHLAEDLWTVPSAMADDGVIHLFYVTAGISRPALLRLFLAMEKGGHLECGCPHLVYKKVKALRLEPISPQGMITVDGEMVEYGPVQAQIHPRLARLICG; from the exons ATGGAGAAAGACGCTTCTGAACCGGACCCGTCCTGCCAGCGGAACGGGGTCGTGGGCGTGCAGTACGGAGAGTTCACCGACATGCTCAACGACAGGATCCGGTACTCGGTGAGCTTGACGGAGAGCACTCTGACCATCCAGAGCATCTCCTCATCACCCGGCCGGACTAAGGTGGTTTTTAACTTGACCGACTGTGTCGGCTGCCGGGCTTACAGAGGGCCGGACAGCGCGGACGTCGGCGCCTACTTTACAGCCTATTTCTACCCGTTCAAGAGGCGCTGGATGAGCGCCGGAGTGGCCCGGCAGAGAGTGGAGCAGTGCTTTCGGGTCGCGCTGGTCCAGGACCCGCTCGCCAACCTCCGGGAGGCTGAGAGGTGGGCTCGTGCCATCAGAGATGCCTCCGTGCTGCAGGCGCCCCGGAGAGACG GTGTGGTTTACGCGGAGGTGCGTAGGCCCTGCAGAGTCATGATTCTGGTGAACCCTCACAGCGGCCGCGCCCAGGCTCTCCAGCTCTTTACCGGCCACGTACAGGGCATGCTCACTGAGGCCGCTGTTCCCTACACACTCGTCATCACAG AGCACCAGAACCATGCACGGGAGCTTGTGAGGAAGGCGGATCTTTCGCAGTGGGACGCCCTGGCTATCATGTCTGGAGATGGGCTGCTGTTTGAG GTGATAAATGGTCTGATGGAGCGAGAGGACTGGCAAGAGGCCATCCAGACCCCTCTGGGTATTCTACCAGGGGGCTCAGGCAATGCCCTGGCCGCCTCTGTCCACCACTACTCACA GTCCCCCCCGGCGTGGAACGAGGAGCTTTTATTGAGCTGTGGCTTCATGCTGTGCAAAGGTCTGGTTGGCTCCATGGACCTGGTGTCGATACACCTGGCCTCTCGGCAGCGCctcttctccttcctctccctgGCCTGGGGCTTCGTGGCTGACGTCGACATCGAGAGCGAGAAGTACCGCCATGTCGGAGCAATCCGCTTCCTGATGGGCGCCCTGGTGCGTCTGGCTTCCCTCCGAGTCTACCAGGGCAGGTTAGCATATCTGCCTGTCATGGAGGCACCAAAACCTCCCAAAGGGAGCATCACAGCTAACCACCCACCCTCCACACCTCAGCACCCCTCGCTCTGCTCCTCCCTTCCCTGTCGGCTTATCCCCAACATCTCTCCAAACCAGAACTCTCGCCACAATCACAACAGCACAAATTCCAACCACAACACCATCACCAACTCCTCCAACAACGCAATCACAACCAATAGACCTGAGACCCAGAGTAATGTCAAGACCAGAGCACTGGAGGACTCTTGGCTTCCTGGCCTGGACCAGCCTGTCCCAGAGAGCTGGACAGTGGTCAAAGAGGAGGGCTTTGTCTTGGTGCTGGCTATTTACCAGTCCCACCTGGCTGAGGACCTGTGGACAGTCCCTAGTGCGATGGCAGACGACGGGGTGATTCATCTGTTCTATGTGACAGCAGGTATCTCCCGTCCAGCCCTCTTGCGCCTTTTTCTCGCCATGGAGAAGGGCGGCCACTTGGAATGCGGCTGCCCCCATCTGGTGTACAAGAAGGTGAAGGCCTTGCGGCTAGAGCCCATCTCTCCACAAGGTATGATCACTGTGGATGGGGAGATGGTGGAGTACGGGCCTGTTCAGGCTCAAATCCACCCAAGACTGGCCAGACTCATTTGTGGATGA